In Leishmania mexicana MHOM/GT/2001/U1103 complete genome, chromosome 24, a genomic segment contains:
- a CDS encoding putative ubiquitin-conjugating enzyme e2 → MSLARLTRERKQLLEAQQSGKTAPSTSANSTAASVNSFNAAQGRIRADMQKLDGVMSEVKMDSMDWYVVHVSYTPVRGIWKGGTFNFRLVFSNDFPYSGPKVRYTGPRRIFHPNIEGDDGKEDWGVCLGMQTEWRPTCTIKDMVVAIEMLFALPNYDDPLPGVAKTAAQILKDEPSRFELIAKRWMGGNYII, encoded by the coding sequence ATGAGCTTAGCCCGTCTGACGCGTGAGCgcaagcagctcctcgaggcgcagcagagcggCAAAACGGCGCCGTCCACAAGCGccaacagcaccgccgcctccgtcaacTCCTTCAACGCCGCGCAGGGACGCATTCGCGCAGACATGCAGAAGCTGGATGGAGTCATGAGCGAAGTGAAAATGGACTCGATGGACTGGTACGTGGTGCACGTCTCCTACACGCCGGTGCGTGGCATCTGGAAAGGTGGCACGTTTAACTTCCGCCTTGTTTTCTCCAACGACTTCCCCTACAGCGGCCCGAAGGTGCGATACACCGGGCCGCGCCGCATCTTCCACCCCAACATcgagggcgacgacggcaagGAGGACTGGGGTGTGTGTCTCGGGATGCAGACCGAGTGGCGGCCGACGTGCACCATCAAGGACATGGTGGTCGCGATCGAGATGCTGTTTGCGCTACCGAACTACGATGACCCGCTCCCCGGCGTGGCGAAGACAGCGGCGCAAATTCTGAAAGACGAGCCGAGTCGATTTGAGCTGATCGCGAAGCGGTGGATGGGCGGCAACTACATCATCTAG
- a CDS encoding putative cell division cycle protein, with product MEFGTPLRSAQAPTETPFASPSSPAPRRPGDATPNSVASSHLRGLSSHPSSLSQYHRHAQNHARLSPPPLSSQASVDRYVSAPSRQATSMAHFLLTSRERKTPMLIRAAQQQQQYHLAIRSPSRDPSFDMSSSLDDSYNSLVRYAVDRSSSRHAAVASPRSHRSLPRVGSSVMTPSSARLSSVFAKIHLDPSATVRSSRERSGSSPSLTGVDTSDGCGGQLGDDGRSSPPSAMELEPYTTKLARTLFSDVEQTTVLPVNDTAVRPLGVAARSIEGFGHAEEAEEVSSPAKDGTAGLGSRSAFGCSGARRHRTDENNDDDALEEDWMHNEEDEHALPSSVEIHRHTASVATRVPLAMSEVNQFGMAEGARFDASLGVVFECNRTRNFTTPSFRVIPHTPERILDAADMEDDFYMNLIDWSVTSDVLCVALQNCVYLWDAKTCGITELPRVVSTGSGLHGDGRSGDAQLVCGLNWAPDGCHLAVGRHSGAVEVWDVETQQIVHTYRQHADRTVSLSWEPLGGWLLASGSRDSTVVLRDVRERDTSTSASAASLPTFSSLASATAVLRAHETEVCGLKWSPTGAMLASGGNDNQLLLWDRRSISTGSHSSDTSGVYRHGECQPVFFLNKHTAAVKALSWNPAQPALLASGGGSHDKALRFWNSLTGECVHHINTGSQVCGVVWNRAGTELVTAHGYTDNQLSIWRYPSLRRIANLIGHTSRVLHLALSADGQTVVSAAGDETLRFWRCFPASELRESSPHLHRSSYSSMKGFSFSSSTYGGGVGMSPGGTSASTSSTARARAVAIAPGRCGSLSQDRDSHSFMNEEIELR from the coding sequence ATGGAGTTCGGAACACCGCTGCGAAGTGCGCAAGCCCCGACGGAGACTCCCTTTGCCTCCCCGTCCTCACCCGCTCCGCGACGCCCTGGTGATGCGACGCCGAACTCGGTTGCCTCCTCCCATCTGCGCGGTCTTTCCTCCCACCCCTCGTCGCTTAGCCAGTATCACAGGCACGCTCAGAATCACGCCCGTCtttcaccgccgccgctgtcttCGCAGGCGTCGGTGGACCGCTACGTCTCAGCCCCTTCGCGACAGGCAACATCGATGGCACACTTTCTCCTGACCTCCCGCGAACGAAAGACACCAATGCTTATccgagcggcgcagcagcagcagcagtatcACCTCGCCATCCGCAGCCCGTCGCGTGATCCGTCCTTTGACATGTCCTCGTCACTGGACGACTCCTATAACTCCCTGGTGCGGTACGCCGTGGaccgcagctcctcgcggCATGCCGCGGTCGCCTCACCGCGATCACACCGGAGTCTTCCACGGGTAGGCAGCTCCGTCATGACGcccagcagcgcgcggctGAGCAGCGTCTTCGCAAAGATCCATCTCGACCCATCTGccacggtgcgcagcagccgcgagcGCAGTGGGAGCAGTCCTTCTTTGACGGGCGTGGATACGAGCGACGGATGTGGCGGCCAGCTTGGCGATGACGGCAGGAGTTCGCCGCCCTCAGCGATGGAGCTCGAGCCGTACACGACGAAGCTCGCGCGCACCCTCTTCAGCGATGTAGAGCAGACCACCGTGCTGCCTGTGAACGACACCGCCGTGCGACCCCTGGGCGTGGCCGCGCGCAGCATCGAGGGCTTCGGCcacgccgaggaggcggaagaggtgAGCAGCCCCGCCAAGGATGGAACAGCGGGGCTAGGCAGCCGCTCAGCGTTCggttgcagcggcgcccgGCGCCATCGAACCGACGAGAACAACGACGATGACGCGCTGGAGGAAGACTGGATGCACAATGAAGAGGATGAGCACGCGTTGCCATCGTCTGTAGAAATTCACAGGCACACGGCCTCGGTGGCCACTCGCGTGCCGCTCGCCATGTCGGAGGTGAACCAGTTTGGCATGGCGGAAGGCGCACGCTTCGACGCGTCTCTAGGCGTCGTGTTCGAGTGCAACCGCACGCGCAATTTCACGACCCCTTCCTTCCGCGTTATACCACACACGCCGGAGCGCATCCTGGACGCGGCCGACATGGAGGATGACTTCTATATGAACCTCATCGACTGGTCGGTCACATCAGACGTCCTTTGCGTCGCGCTGCAGAACTGTGTGTACCTGTGGGATGCCAAGACATGCGGCATCACAGAGCTGCCGCGTGTCGTCTCGACCGGTAGCGGGCTGCACGGAGATGGCCGCTCGGGCGATGCGCAGCTCGTCTGCGGCCTGAACTGGGCGCCAGATGGGTGCCACCTCGCCGTTGGCCGCCATAGCGGCGCGGTGGAGGTATGGGACGTCGAGACACAGCAAATTGTCCACACCTACCGGCAGCACGCAGACCGCACCGTGTCCCTCTCCTGGGAGCCGCTAGGGGGTTGGCTTCTGGCATCGGGAAGTCGCGACAGCACCGTCGTCCTGCGTGACGTACGCGAGCGCGACACCTCCAcgtccgcctccgcggcgtcgctgcccaccttctcctccttggcCAGCGCCACGGCAGTGCTGCGGGCCCATGAAACGGAGGTGTGCGGCCTCAAATGGTCCCCGACGGGGGCGATGCTGgcgagcggcggcaacgataatcagctgctgctgtgggaCCGCCGGAGCATCTCGACGGGgagccacagcagcgacaccagTGGGGTCTACCGCCACGGCGAGTGTCAGCCCGTCTTTTTCCTGAATAAGCACACCGCAGCGGTGAAGGCACTCAGCTGGAACCCGGCGCAGCCGGCCCTTCTggccagcggtggcggctcgcATGACAAGGCGCTGCGCTTCTGGAACTCACTCACGGGCGAGTGCGTCCACCACATCAATACTGGCAGCCAGGTGTGCGGCGTTGTGTGGAACCGCGCTGGCACAGAGCTCGTCACGGCGCATGGCTACACGGACAACCAGCTTAGCATCTGGCGCTATCCATCCCTGCGGCGCATTGCCAACCTGATTGGCCACACGTCACGTGTGCTGCACCTCGCCCTCTCGGCGGATGGCCAAACAGTTGTATCGGCCGCCGGAGACGAGACGCTTCGCTTCTGGCGCTGCTTCCCGGCGAGCGAGCTGCGTGAGTCGTCGCCGCACCTGCACCGCAGCTCCTACAGCTCTATGAAAGGCTTCTCGTTCAGTTCCTCCACGTATGGAGGAGGCGTAGGGATGAGCCCAGGCGGCACTTCAGCTTCCACGTCCTCCACCGCCCGCGCGCGGGCGGTGGCCATCGCGCCTGGTCGATGCGGCAGCCTCTCACAAGACCGTGACAGCCACTCGTTCATGAATGAAGAAATCGAGCTGCGATGA
- a CDS encoding calcium/calmodulin-dependent protein kinase,putative — MGCSTSTHASPEADEDAPSKRSVYSASRTSGQVVSDHQNSNKDQANDACTAVSGNPSRTRSSSGMEGRAHGRGIGAIHYPNQFGKDEFDGDEVVVAPLSTDKSARTRFTFPPRTHLNAGSHTEASDSGERKLNSTTASPSSLTALQRRLSDGGRNHSSFTAMPPIPPDAKETLLQLTQTQALQTAATTPTARLSIPANGFAGSSASAPGAVALPSQEQHQIEALHVNDGGFSIEWEEEDNTPGGRGIPASTTMESELYSVTRGTMAPSASFGIGVGGVWRSKSPKWIDLSRKRSQSTVSLLSLTDTPNNPHVLSSGSDFGRDILGGSHVFGGLATGGGSSRPQSGYAMSRAARVERFDQQRHGNGLAVFCNQPRECALCRSATVTFACEVCDDFFLCEDCRFDLEAVRAVHDPTHAMLSIQDNHYNFSRTFGGDSIFSLSGDGGVSSLFYNPCFQCKRVIDDVEPVYRCDQCDYIVCQECFIQHEEPENAMERASSLSAAMAAMREERVSCKPLPIEFAALALASGPTPPHEHELKRFQRKSRSNSVHEGAVVTKTRNSGGNKVINDYVVVRQIGHGSYAKVKLVQHVHTQELFALKILRRQKKAALSGIILGRSRVKSAMAGISEDDLLREIAVMKFIGHPNVMRLKEVIEDVDSQKVYIIMEYCEKGPVHVPGDPALPLEQVRRYGADILRGLLHLHSEFLYHRDIKPANCLVNRDGVVKIADFGTCNSQIRTRLAEGTPAFSCPEQVRGEEVSGEVVDSWAFALTVYEMACGTLPVSTTSFVQHRLLLMSKDPIPIPKVGDEHLCNLLAQMLEKDLSTRLLLPAATRHPFFAECRVDVHGAVPGTAPRSIFAVLATSGGSAAAQQQQQQPSSLAELYDKALESVHRGKNLKDCFHGVRALRRVRRKEVETARHSGTDDQAGGGGTGAEKGNAYVMNSRDVYSGSDGSGSDGEGEEGAGRLRVCGRAGHEEEAAAAAVEEAVEHHLFSQEPNFELTHTTLTAPATLEKLNRLHQVTAEMRLSHNALVRLAPLRLSAFSMLMDIAVTFNRLEAVPQEILTAPRLVRLDLSHNRIDSIPGSLVTKALFLERLSLHHNLITTVGTTTITVVEPSPVTFRAPTPATQTSLRGRGGSSRSEVVSVLAAPCLRHVRLSGNPLERLPDALETTHKLQLVLDAIPALMEEWDTHMQTDCKTTTSTAVAAAGGQSRLPAVIVWDDSFPVRIPSVEPAVWLAVNNMAIYRAQTLRLCKTRRVVLCQCADPRFPNGLFLSEELDVYFAALSKALQECREQRRQHLAAEAPFSFGATAEAIPREALPPIVAKAARKYVESYFFVTDDENEEEGGYHSLVSYLYDSLSANIPVLVVVVSNGTSCAVRTNIVAAISTCLTRLRGGDPEQLDAEQAELIVSTMRSLYA; from the coding sequence ATGGGCTGTAGTACCTCGACGCATGCCTCGCCGGAGGCCGATGAGGATGCGCCATCCAAGAGGAGCGTCTACTCGGCGAGCCGAACCAGCGGCCAGGTCGTCTCAGATCACCAGAATAGCAACAAAGACCAGGCGAATGACGCATGTACTGCGGTCAGCGGGAATCCCAGTCGCAccaggagcagcagtggcatGGAGGGGCGGGCGCACGGCAGAGGTATCGGCGCCATCCACTACCCAAACCAGTTCGGAAAAGACGAGTTTGATGGCGATGAAGTGGTGGTTGCTCCCCTATCAACAGACaagagcgcgcgcacccgcTTCACCTTTCCGCCGCGCACTCATTTGAACGCTGGTAGCCACACGGAAGCCAGCGACTCCGGTGAAAGAAAGCTCAACTCTACCACGGCtagcccctcctccctcacggctctgcagcggcgactgAGCGATGGCGGCCGTAATCACTCGAGCTTCACAGCGATGCCTCCCATTCCTCCGGATGCCAAGGAGACGCTGCTCCAGCTTACGCAGACGCAGGCGCTCCAGACAGCCGCTACCACCCCTACCGCGCGTCTCAGTATTCCGGCTAACGGCTTCGCCGGTTCCAGCGCATCCGCCcccggcgctgtcgcactgccgtcgcaggagcagcaccaaATCGAGGCGCTCCACGTGAACGATGGAGGCTTCAGCATcgagtgggaggaggaggacaacaCGCCAGGGGGGCGCGGCATTCCGGCCTCGACGACAATGGAATCCGAACTGTACAGTGTTACTCGCGGAACGATGGCGCCGTCAGCGAGCTTTGGCATCGGTGTTGGTGGCGTGTGGCGCAGCAAGTCGCCGAAATGGATCGACCTCTCCCGAAAGCGCTCACAGAGCACGGTGAGTCTCCTGAGTCTAACCGACACCCCCAACAACCCACACGTCctctccagcggcagcgactttGGGCGAGACATTCTAGGGGGATCGCACGTATTTGGCGGCCTCGCCACTGGCGGGGGCAGCAGTCGGCCACAGAGCGGCTATGCCATGAGTAGGGCCGCGCGCGTTGAGCGGTTcgatcagcagcggcacggcaaCGGGCTTGCCGTGTTTTGCAATCAGCCCCGAGAGTGCGCGCTCTGTCGaagcgccaccgtcaccttcGCCTGTGAAGTATGCGACGACTTTTTCCTCTGCGAGGACTGCCGCTTCGACCtcgaggcggtgcgcgccGTGCACGACCCGACACACGCGATGCTGTCCATCCAGGACAATCACTACAACTTCAGCCGCACCTTCGGCGGCGACTCCatcttctctctgtctggcgatggcggcgtgAGCAGTCTATTCTACAACCCTTGCTTCCAGTGTAAGCGCGTCATCGATGATGTCGAGCCGGTGTACCGCTGTGACCAGTGCGACTACATTGTATGCCAGGAGTGCTTCATTCAGCATGAGGAGCCAGAGAACGCCATGGAGCGGGCATCATCCCTGTCAGCAGCGATGGCTGCCATGAGGGAGGAACGAGTGAGCTGCAAACCATTGCCGATCGAGTtcgccgctctcgcgctAGCGTCCGGCCCGACGCCGCCACACGAGCACGAGCTGAAGCGCTTCCAACGCAAGTCGCGCTCCAATTCGGTACACGAGGGGGCTGTTGTCACCAAGAcgcgcaacagcggcggtAACAAGGTCATCAACGACTACGTCGTGGTGCGGCAGATCGGTCATGGCTCGTACGCGAAGGTGAAGCTGGTGCAGCACGTTCACACTCAGGAACTCTTCGCGCTGAAGATACTGCGGCGGCAGAAAAAAGCGGCGCTCTCCGGCATCATCCTCGGCCGCAGCCGGGTCAAGTCCGCCATGGCAGGCATAAGCGAAGATGACCTGCTGAGGGAGATTGCCGTCATGAAGTTCATTGGTCACCCCAACGTGATGAGGCTGAAGGAGGTGATCGAGGATGTCGACTCGCAGAAGGTGTACATCATTATGGAGTACTGCGAGAAGGGTCCTGTGCACGTGCCCGGTGACCCGGCGCTGCCTCTCGAGCAGGTGCGTCGGTACGGCGCCGACATCCTTCGtgggctgctgcacctgcacTCGGAGTTTCTCTACCACCGCGACATCAAGCCGGCGAACTGCCTGGTCAACCGTGACGGCGTTGTCAAGATCGCTGACTTCGGGACCTGCAACAGCCAAATCCGCACAAGGCTAGCGGAAGGGACGCCGGCGTTCAGCTGTCCAGAGCAGGTGCGTGGCGAGGAGGTGTCCGGTGAAGTTGTCGACAGCTGGGCCTTTGCGCTCACAGTGTACGAGATGGCGTGCGGTACGCTCCCGGTGTCGACCACGTCCTTCGTGCAGCATCGATTGCTGCTGATGAGCAAGGACCCCATCCCCATTCCGAAAGTCGGCGATGAGCATCTATGCAACTTGCTCGCACAGATGCTGGAGAAGGATTTGAGCACGCGACTCCTGCTGcctgcggcgacgcggcatCCGTTCTTCGCGGAGTGCCGCGTTGACGTGCATGGCGCGGTACCTGGCACAGCCCCACGGTCCATCTTCGCGGTGCTCGCCACCAGCGGTgggagcgcagcggcgcagcaacagcagcagcagccctcaTCGCTCGCCGAACTGTACGACAAGGCGCTAGAGTCGGTGCATCGGGGCAAGAACCTTAAAGACTGCTTccacggcgtgcgtgcgctgcgccgcgtgcgcaggAAGGAGGTTGAGACGGCCcgccacagcggcaccgacgaccaggctggcggtggtggtactGGCGCGGAGAAGGGCAACGCATACGTCATGAACAGTCGCGACGTATACAGTGGTAGCGACGgtagcggcagcgatggagaaggcgaagagggCGCTGGCCGCCTCCGGGTGTGCGGTCGCGCCGGTcacgaagaggaggcggcggcggcggcggtggaagaAGCCGTAGAGCATCATCTCTTCTCGCAGGAGCCCAACTTCGAACTGACACACACCACTCTCACCGCCCCCGCCACGCTAGAGAAGCTGAACAGGCTCCACCAGGTGACTGCCGAAATGCGGCTGAGTCACAATGCGCTCGTGCgcctcgcgccgctgcgcctctccgcctttTCGATGCTGATGGACATTGCCGTCACCTTCAACCGACTTGAAGCGGTTCCGCAAGAGATCCTGACCGCACCACGTCTCGTGCGACTCGACCTCTCGCACAACCGCATCGACTCCATCCCCGGCTCGCTCGTTACGAAGGCGCTATTCCTGGAGCGGCTGAGCCTGCACCACAACCTCATAACCACCGTCGGAACTACAACCATCACTGTCGTAGAGCCGTCCCCTGTCACGTTCAGAGCCCCGACGCCAGCCACACAGACAAGCCTGCGtggccgcggtggcagcagccgtAGCGAAGTGGTGTCTGTCCTAGCGGCGCCGTGCCTGCGGCACGTTCGGCTGAGCGGCAACCCCCTTGAGCGCCTGCCCGATGCTCTGGAGACAACGCATAAGTTGCAGCTCGTACTCGACGCCATACCCGCCCTCATGGAGGAGTGGGACACCCACATGCAGACCGACTGCAAGACGACGACATccacagcggtggcagcagcaggggggCAGAGCCGCCTTCCCGCCGTGATTGTCTGGGACGACAGCTTCCCCGTGCGCATCCCCAGCGTAGAGCCGGCCGTGTGGCTAGCCGTCAACAACATGGCCATCTACCGCGCTCAGACGCTGCGTCTGTGCAAGACGCGTCGCGTGGTGCTGTGCCAATGTGCTGACCCGCGGTTCCCCAACGGACTCTTTCTCAGCGAAGAGTTGGACGTGTACTTCGCAGCCCTCTCCAAGGCACTGCAGGAGTGCCGagagcagcgacgacagcaCTTAGCGGCCGAGGCACCCTTCTCGTTTGGCGCAACGGCCGAGGCGATCCcgcgcgaggcgctgccgccgatcGTCGCCAAGGCGGCGCGCAAATACGTCGAGTCGTACTTCTTTGTCACGGACGACGAAaacgaagaggagggcggcTATCACAGCCTAGTGTCGTACCTGTACGACTCGCTCTCCGCCAATATCCCGGTActggtcgtcgtcgtctcgaACGGCACCTCGTGCGCCGTGCGCACGAACATTGTCGCGGCCATAAGCACCTGTCTCacgcgcctccgcggcggtgACCCGGAGCAGCTGGACGCTGAGCAGGCGGAGCTCATCGTCAGCACAATGCGAAGCCTCTACGCGTGA
- a CDS encoding inhibitor of cysteine peptidase produces the protein MIAPLSVKDNDKWVDTHVGKTTEIHLKGNPTTGYMWTRVGFVGKDVLSDEILEVVCKYTPTPSSTPMVGVGGIYVVLVKPRKRGHHTLELVYTRPFEGIKPENERYTLHLNVK, from the coding sequence ATGATCGCCCCGCTCAGTGTGAAGGACAACGACAAGTGGGTGGACACGCATGTCGGCAAAACGACCGAGATCCACCTGAAGGGCAACCCGACCACTGGATACATGTGGACGCGCGTTGGTTTTGTGGGCAAAGATGTGCTCAGCGATGAGATCCTGGAAGTTGTCTGCAAGTACACGCCGACACCATCCTCGACTCCTATGGTGGGAGTTGGTGGCATCTACGTTGTGCTCGTGAAACCGCGGAAAAGGGGCCATCACACGCTGGAGCTGGTCTACACGCGCCCCTTCGAGGGCATCAAGCCAGAAAACGAGCGGTACACGTTGCACCTCAACGTGAAGTAG